From Buchnera aphidicola (Mindarus keteleerifoliae), the proteins below share one genomic window:
- the rpoH gene encoding RNA polymerase sigma factor RpoH, which translates to MISKVQILSITPLGNLDAYIRKVNSWPMLSSKEEKFLSEKLYYHGDLEAARILILSHLRFVIHISRNYSGYGLLQADLIQEGNIGLMKSVRRFNPNLNVRLVSFAVHWIKSEIHEYVLRNWRIVKVATTKSQRKLFFNLRKNKQRLGWFNNQEIETVAKELGVSVSDVREMESRMSAQDVAFNLSSEDDSTNGEGKFFKVKPYLKDQSSNFANLLEEANWEKHATNKLSNALLKLDERSRHIINLRWLNENNKITLQEIANNYGISAERVRQLEKNAMKKLRVAIES; encoded by the coding sequence ATGATAAGTAAGGTTCAAATTTTATCTATTACTCCTTTAGGAAATTTAGATGCTTACATTAGAAAAGTGAATTCTTGGCCTATGTTGTCAAGTAAAGAAGAAAAATTTCTTTCTGAAAAATTATACTATCATGGAGATCTAGAAGCTGCTAGAATATTAATTCTATCGCATTTAAGATTTGTCATTCATATTTCAAGAAACTATTCTGGTTATGGTCTATTACAAGCTGATTTGATTCAAGAAGGTAATATAGGATTAATGAAATCAGTTCGTAGATTTAATCCTAATTTAAATGTGCGTCTTGTTTCATTTGCAGTTCATTGGATTAAGTCTGAAATACATGAATATGTATTGCGAAATTGGAGAATAGTAAAAGTAGCCACAACTAAATCTCAGAGAAAATTATTTTTTAATCTTAGAAAAAATAAGCAGAGATTAGGATGGTTTAATAATCAAGAAATTGAAACGGTTGCTAAAGAACTTGGAGTAAGTGTTTCAGATGTAAGAGAAATGGAATCAAGAATGTCTGCACAAGATGTAGCATTTAATTTATCATCTGAAGATGATTCTACTAATGGAGAAGGAAAATTTTTCAAAGTAAAGCCTTATTTAAAAGATCAATCTTCTAATTTTGCAAATCTTTTAGAAGAAGCAAATTGGGAAAAACATGCAACAAACAAATTAAGTAATGCTTTATTAAAACTAGATGAAAGGAGTAGACATATTATTAATCTTAGATGGTTGAATGAAAATAATAAAATTACTTTGCAAGAAATAGCAAATAATTATGGAATTTCTGCTGAAAGAGTTAGGCAATTAGA